GGCGTTCATCTGAACACCACCCAATGCTTCCTTCTCCTGAGACTGACTGTACTTTGCTGTTGCTCTGTCTCATGATGCAAAATTCTTTACTGCTACACACCACCCATTTAATCGCCTCTACTGATCCGCAACATTGGATTCCAGCTTATTAACTGTTATTGTTCATGAGAAACCATCTGTAAGGCAACACCGAGCAAGTACTAAAACCATCAGAGGTTGGAAAATATTGTCTCTGATTCTGAAGACACTTTGTAATCCAGTATGATCATTTTGGTTCTCCAGGTTTTTGTAATCCATCTGATATGTACAATAAGTCTCATGTATAACCTTTGTATTGTCATAGCATTGCAAAGAGGCTGTCTTAATTGCTGTTCTAGGATCAATTTTGTCCAACCATAATCTGACATTTTACCATCCACCTGGTCTCAGATCAGGAAAAAGTGGCCTGTTTCCTcgaatgtgtttctttttcaagGAATGATGTGTGTAAGGAGTCTTTTGACTGACTAGTTCAGTATTATCTTCTTGAGTCCGTTTGGGGGGTCTCTTTGAACTACCGCATACCCAAACCGTCAATGTTCAGTTGAGCATTTCCAATGTGAACTGAATGAACCTACTATATGGAACTTGTAAATATTCTTCAATAAACACcttttgattgtatttaaaggaagcatgtctgtgtattttacattcatattcatttgaGTCTACCACTAATATCCAACAGAAGTCCTAGGGATAGTGTGTCCTTACTGCAGAATAGCTTCTGGAGAAATCAATACTGAATtcaatatgaatatatttataaaggttCTTAAGATATTTCCTCTTGATCCATTtgctctgccccctgccccccatTAGTGTTTCAGtgaatttaaaaagaatgaaTTCACTTAAACccttgacatttttaaatttaacattcattttacattttatgtcatGTCAACAGTTCTTTAGCAATAAGCCTTCTCCTTACTCCATGCCTAACAGCATCTACATGTGGAATGCAAAACTGTTACAAAACTGAACATATTAAAGGCAGGCCACAGTTTTCAAGGGTGGTAATGGTCTTCATGGCAATTCAGATGAACCCAAATAAATTCCTCTTGCAAtaattattatatgtttatGGTGCCTTTGAAAGGGTAGTAGTCTACCCTTTTGTAACAGATTCATCTCATCTTGAGATAGGGACACAGAACatcaaaattccacaacaccTAAAAAACcactaaatatttaaagatgTCTAAAGATTTTTGAACTACTTGACCAGCATTTAGACTATGACTAAGCTTTTGGGCAGTGCAACAATAACTGACACATTTACTACTGATGACCATGTTTCtcgtaaatgtaatttaaaaatgtctgcatTAAGGTTGGTTGAAGAGAATGATTAATGCAATATTATGCGctccataaatgttttttagGAATTCATCAGTTATCAGTGTATTTCCTGCTTCCTGAACATTACTTATCACCTGTACTTTGGTACCCATTAATATTAGCTAAGTATAAATGAGCTTGAACTTGTTCAAGTTACCTCAGAGGATTCTTTGGGAATGAGACAGgtaaaaaataatcatttactAATTGTAGTTTCAGGGATGACCAGCAAATCTTACTAATGCACTGTGTATTTCTCAATGTGTATGATTGTGCTATTGTCAATCAGGATTGGAAATGATGACcatattgtacatttatttcatgTGAAAGTGACTAAGTATTTAAGAACAGCTTAGGCACATGacataaagtaaataaataacataaaaactgcAGTGACAAATAGTTTCCCTCAATAGGTGAAAGTAAACATTTCTCTGTTGCTAAGAATATAGTTAAGAATATACAATAGtctgcaaatataaatatattacatttatttcatacCAAGAcatcttttattattatgtatattgACTGTTCAATACATGTGTCTCTAGGTGGCTTTCTAGAATCATCTGGAGGGATTTAATATCACAATGTCAAAACTACATCTAGCAGGTATTTTGATATTTATGACATCCTCATTTTTAGTTTACCtgcattgcatttgtgtttctttctgttaATTCATGCTTGTTTGGCTTCACCCTGTCATAGGACTGGGACTCCTCCTTACACTTCAAATAGGTAATTTAGCActatgcatttatatttttatccatttaaagaatcctatctctctctttgtcatttgtcatatatatatatatatatatatatatatatatatatatatatatatatatatatatatactacagtacactgcagttactcacttaGAATCTtcttcatatatgtgtgtgtgtgtgtgtgtgtgtgtgtgtgtgtgtgtgtgtgccaaatgatgtatatgtaaattaaaatcaaatcatatTACTCtaacacataaaacataaggaTTGGTGTGATATCAACTGtagctgaaaataaatattttcttatagCTGCTTCTACCAAGCTGGTGTGCTACTTTACCAACTGGTCCCAGTACAGGCCAAGCAGTGGAAAGTTCACATCTGGAAATGTGGATCCATTTCTTTGCACGCATGTCATCTATACGATGGCCACTGTCGGCCCAGACCACCAGATTGCTACTGTCGAATGGAACGACGAGATCATGTACAAGAACCTGAACAACCTGaaaaatgtgtgagtgtgaccttacagtgactaaacagtgtatttaatataattttcaatAACCATGTATGGCTGCAAATATTCAAACTGTGATTGATCTACAATGATGGTGCATGTTATTAATTTCacactgatatttattttaaaaagttttctaaaaaaaaaaaaagtgatggaattttttctccttttcagaaACCCCGTAATGAAGACACTGCTCTCAGTTGGAGGTGTGTTCATGGGTTACAGCCCGTAGGTATCACCCAAATAAACTTGTCATAAACTCTACCATGCATGCTGCAAGCATTTTATCAACCTTAACAAACACATGATATGATACAAATATGTTATATACCTCACTTACTCTGATCAGGAAATAtcagaaatgaaaaaggaaGTAGGCTATCATGCCCAAATAAAAAGATCAGTCTGTCTTTCAACAATCACAGCAATGTCACACAAGTGACTCTTTCAGGTTTATTGATATGGTGGCCAATGCAGCCAACCGTGCGACCTTCATCCACTCTGCCCTGCTCTTCGTCCGCACTCATAACTTTGATGGCCTGGACTTAGCTTGGGATTACCCTGGGCATAATGGCAGCAATGCAGAAGACAAGCAGAGATTCACCGCACTGATTCAGGTGGGTAGGCAACATGCTGAGCCGCTGACTGATCTCTGCAAGATGGTTTTAACTTGGAATACACACCTGTCAGCATCTACAACTTGTTAATGATCATGTCTGTCTAATTCATTTTTTACTGTTATCATAATTTGCATGGCTTTTGGGGAGTAGTACCTCATGGTTTGATGTTGAGTGTATTGTTACATCACACAATTTGCAGGAGCTGAGGGCAGCAATCGAGCAAGAGGCCTTAGACACCAAGAAGACcccactgctgctctctgccaAAGTGGCTGCCTTAAGGAGTGTCATTGATATTGCTTATGAGGTCCGTGAAATCTCAAGGTATGCTGAGATACTTGAGACTGCATCAGTGTACTACTTTATTTTGAAGACACAGGAATCCATAAAAGGTCAGCAATGTTTGCACCCTATATCTTAACTTTTGTCTTTACAGCGAGTTAGACTTCATCAGCATCATGACTTATGACTATCATGGATCATGGGAAAAAGTCACAGGACACAACAGCCCCCTCTTCAAGAGCTATTTGGATAAAGGAAGCCACATGTATCACAACATTGTAAGAAAAAACCCACaagccacatttaaaaaaagctcaAATGTGCATCAGAATTAAGATGtggccttctctctcactctgctcagGACGCCAGTGTGTCTTACTGGATCAGTAATGGAGCTCCAGCTGAGAAGCTACTCCTGGGTTTCCCACTTTATGGACGCACATTTCTCCTCAGCTCTACTGAGACGGCTCTTGGTGCCCCCGCCAATGGCCCTGCCGCCGCGGGTCCATACACCC
The Electrophorus electricus isolate fEleEle1 chromosome 20, fEleEle1.pri, whole genome shotgun sequence genome window above contains:
- the chia.1 gene encoding chitinase, acidic.1 yields the protein MLVWLHPVIGLGLLLTLQIAASTKLVCYFTNWSQYRPSSGKFTSGNVDPFLCTHVIYTMATVGPDHQIATVEWNDEIMYKNLNNLKNVNPVMKTLLSVGGVFMGYSPFIDMVANAANRATFIHSALLFVRTHNFDGLDLAWDYPGHNGSNAEDKQRFTALIQELRAAIEQEALDTKKTPLLLSAKVAALRSVIDIAYEVREISSELDFISIMTYDYHGSWEKVTGHNSPLFKSYLDKGSHMYHNIDASVSYWISNGAPAEKLLLGFPLYGRTFLLSSTETALGAPANGPAAAGPYTREAGYWSYYEICSFVSMAKVGWIDEQSVPYATQGNVWLGYDNKESYSAKVHWLNSMNLGGASVWTLDLDDFQGQFCSDGAYPLVNHLRNSLGFPPKPTTTQPPTTTPNPITSFCTGKPDGLYPNPADETTYFQCFRGNTYLQYCQPGLVFIDGCKCCNWP